A portion of the Parasteatoda tepidariorum isolate YZ-2023 chromosome 5, CAS_Ptep_4.0, whole genome shotgun sequence genome contains these proteins:
- the LOC107456307 gene encoding GPALPP motifs-containing protein 1 yields MTDMDLYGPPLPPGYVKPSDDGIDSTNYISKSSELPIASEKKDRLSAPMIGPALPEHLQQGNRQDDSSLFEMCGPSLDEFGTEIDAADDRKADIIKKAQKMKHKLDNKNVEMHKVEREEWMIVPNTSQKNQLGAISRCLAPPSKEKKREHVKHSEKDKKTSEELKKYNKSRRAESLMDMHAKKLKNKEKSEKSKRKEERKAFDRDEMDVRHFTKQQVNSVIDKAKFLNSRFASSSVDKYL; encoded by the exons ATGACTGATATGGATCTATATGGCCCTCCATTGCCACCAG gatATGTTAAACCTTCTGATGATGGCATTGATTCAACAAATTATATATCAAAGTCTTCAGAACTTCCTATTGCTAGTGAAAAAAAGGATAGACTATCAGCCCCTATGATTGGACCTGCACTGCCAGAACATTTACAGCAAGGGAATCGACAAGATGATTCATCTTTGTTTGAAATGTGTGGACCATCTCTTGATGAATTTGGAACTGAAATTGATGCTGCAGATGATAGAAAAGCtgatatcattaaaaaagcTCAAAAAATGAAGCATAAACTGGATAATAAA aatgttGAGATGCACAAAGTAGAACGAGAAGAATGGATGATTGTGCCTAATACCTCCCAAAAAAATCAATTAGGAGCAATCTCTAGGTGCTTAGCGCCTCCTTCAAAG GAGAAGAAACGTGAGCATGTTAAACATTCTGAAAAGGACAAGAAAACATCAGaagagcttaaaaaatataat AAATCTAGGCGAGCAGAATCTTTAATGGATATGCAtgcaaagaaattgaaaaacaaggaaaaatct gaaaaatctaaaagaaaagaagaaaggaaAGCGTTTGACCGTGACGAAATGGATGTTCGACATTTCACGAAGCAACAAGTGAACTCTGTTATTGATAAAGCAAAATTCCTCAATTCACGATTTGCCTCATCATCTGTTGATAAATATCTGTAG